In Methylomagnum ishizawai, one DNA window encodes the following:
- a CDS encoding GTPase, producing the protein MRSPPPSSRPDAPRRRNAIVYNPGLFDSTTPAMLAFIRLLKQRHASVLAALDGADPPRARALRHNLQSLLFAEACLEKGGLNQTQPRHPLQIAILGPTQAGKSSVVNWLLDRPLAGVSPLAGFTVHPQGFAVGVDLAKLDGLDGYFRDYERCDRGGLDARRYDCYALEAADIPEPAAALRQAIVWDTPDFDSVDADEYRQAVLRIAALADVVILALSKDKYADLAVWEFMGLLEPLGQPTLICLNKIEPAAYPALAESLRGKWRATRRDPPPAILPLPYLEDSDELAGLREERAEFLADLEQARHTQSRERHADHARKLIDAHWRAWIAPVEAEHALEAEWRGMVEDAVTDSLKRYQQDYLDHPHHYATFQRALAELLTLLEIPGLGGVLVAARQAVTWPLRQLAKLGRKHPKTPDGTEIAALNHALQHLFIRLGENLLLRRDEDATQQAWWREIGGLFRDDKPILVQHFEQATTHYLQDFQPEIDRTAHGLYDHLREHPALLNGLRATRVTTDATALAVALHTGGIGVQDFVIAPAMLSLTSLLTESALGKYMDKAAAELKRRQRVAVEKLFRDSLHARLVRLPGRLDRSRRFDIPPELLQAATKLDIRP; encoded by the coding sequence CTTGCGCCACAACCTGCAATCCCTGCTGTTCGCCGAAGCCTGCCTCGAAAAGGGCGGACTGAACCAAACCCAGCCCCGGCATCCCCTCCAAATCGCCATCCTCGGCCCGACCCAGGCCGGCAAAAGCTCGGTGGTGAATTGGCTGCTGGACCGGCCCTTGGCCGGGGTCAGCCCGCTGGCCGGGTTCACGGTGCATCCGCAGGGCTTCGCGGTGGGCGTGGACCTGGCAAAGCTGGATGGGCTGGACGGCTATTTCCGGGACTACGAGCGCTGCGACCGCGGCGGACTCGACGCCCGCCGCTACGATTGCTACGCGCTGGAAGCCGCAGACATCCCCGAGCCAGCCGCCGCTTTGCGCCAAGCCATTGTCTGGGATACGCCCGATTTCGATTCGGTGGACGCCGACGAATACCGGCAGGCGGTGCTGCGGATCGCGGCCCTGGCCGATGTGGTGATCCTCGCCCTGAGCAAGGACAAATACGCCGACCTCGCGGTCTGGGAATTCATGGGCCTGTTGGAACCCTTGGGACAGCCGACCCTGATCTGCCTCAACAAGATCGAACCCGCCGCCTATCCCGCCCTGGCCGAATCCCTGCGCGGGAAATGGCGCGCCACCCGGCGCGACCCGCCGCCCGCCATCCTGCCCCTGCCCTATCTCGAAGACAGCGACGAACTGGCCGGCCTGCGGGAGGAACGCGCGGAATTCCTGGCCGACCTGGAGCAAGCCCGCCATACCCAAAGCCGCGAGCGCCACGCCGACCACGCCCGCAAGCTCATCGATGCCCATTGGCGCGCTTGGATCGCCCCGGTCGAGGCCGAACACGCCCTGGAAGCCGAATGGCGCGGCATGGTCGAAGACGCCGTGACCGACAGCCTCAAACGCTACCAACAGGACTATCTGGACCATCCCCACCATTACGCCACTTTCCAGCGGGCGCTGGCCGAACTGTTGACCTTGCTCGAAATTCCGGGGCTGGGCGGCGTCCTGGTCGCCGCCCGCCAAGCCGTGACCTGGCCCTTGCGCCAACTCGCCAAGCTGGGCCGCAAACACCCCAAAACCCCGGACGGCACCGAAATCGCGGCCCTCAACCACGCCCTGCAACACCTGTTCATACGGCTGGGCGAGAACCTGTTATTGCGCCGCGACGAGGACGCCACCCAGCAAGCCTGGTGGCGGGAAATCGGCGGCTTGTTCCGGGACGACAAGCCGATCCTGGTCCAGCATTTCGAGCAGGCCACCACCCATTACCTGCAAGACTTCCAGCCCGAGATCGACCGCACCGCGCATGGGCTGTACGACCATCTGCGCGAGCATCCGGCGCTCTTGAACGGCCTCAGGGCCACCCGCGTCACCACCGACGCCACCGCCCTGGCCGTCGCGCTCCATACCGGCGGCATCGGGGTCCAGGATTTCGTGATCGCCCCCGCCATGCTGTCCCTGACCTCCCTGCTCACCGAAAGCGCCCTGGGCAAATACATGGACAAGGCCGCCGCAGAACTCAAGCGTAGGCAACGGGTGGCGGTGGAAAAGCTGTTCCGCGACAGCCTGCACGCCCGCTTGGTCCGCCTGCCGGGCCGCCTGGACCGGAGCCGCCGCTTCGACATCCCGCCCGAACTGCTGCAAGCCGCCACGAAACTGGATATCCGCCCATGA
- a CDS encoding GTPase — MSFDQGLAAAQAWAEQAVAGAWLNPGDIRALLELRPDTPASLFEADSHRPLVAAFFGGTGVGKSTLLNRLAGQAIARTGVERPTSREVSIYLHDSIQLRHLPNHFPLDRVRIAQHHDAAQRPVLWIDMPDIDSVEQHNRELVLEWLPHIDVLIYVVSPERYRDDKGWRMLQAHGGEHAWLFVINQWDRGHPLQYEDFAKLLVKGGFQDPILLRTDSRDPGPARKADDFGQLQDFLREMADRHVMRQLELRAEALRLHGLHTALTGCLDRLGTAGGYAELAPEWGRIWDETQGELLRGLEWPIQSVARAFVGHEANPLRRSIDLTRPSGHEAKPEPRAAAPLLWDDWAASRLRDALDQLLLEAGQRGLPATPLKAELDRVFEAGGGTVLNEGQRSLRHALARPGNAFRRFLLKLSGGLAALLPILSISLVSYEVVKGYYESVAQHLDFLGVDFAIHSVLLIGLSWLLPFFVYRQLKPSAEDTAIRGLRSGIGRALAGLGEEVAERLARVEDRRARLVAEGHRIAEAAGAAAPVEPLPGPGLLGRVLPTRPGPPRKGSDSVQSMFNTSK, encoded by the coding sequence ATGAGCTTCGATCAAGGACTCGCCGCCGCCCAGGCTTGGGCCGAACAAGCCGTGGCCGGGGCTTGGCTGAACCCCGGCGATATCCGGGCGCTGCTGGAACTCAGGCCGGACACCCCGGCCTCGCTGTTCGAGGCCGACAGCCACCGGCCCCTGGTCGCCGCCTTTTTCGGCGGCACCGGCGTCGGCAAAAGCACCCTGCTGAACCGGCTGGCCGGGCAGGCCATCGCCCGCACCGGGGTCGAACGCCCCACCTCGCGGGAAGTTTCGATCTACCTGCACGATTCCATCCAACTCCGCCACCTGCCCAACCATTTCCCGCTGGACCGGGTCCGCATCGCCCAACACCACGACGCCGCGCAACGCCCAGTCCTGTGGATCGACATGCCCGATATCGACAGCGTCGAGCAGCACAACCGCGAACTGGTGCTGGAATGGCTGCCGCATATCGACGTGCTGATCTACGTGGTCAGCCCCGAGCGCTACCGCGACGACAAGGGCTGGCGGATGCTGCAAGCCCATGGCGGCGAACATGCGTGGCTGTTCGTCATCAACCAATGGGACCGGGGCCATCCGCTGCAATACGAGGATTTCGCCAAGTTGCTGGTCAAGGGCGGCTTCCAAGACCCGATCCTCCTCCGCACCGACAGCCGCGACCCCGGCCCCGCCCGCAAGGCCGACGATTTCGGGCAACTCCAGGATTTCCTACGGGAAATGGCCGACCGCCATGTCATGCGGCAACTGGAACTCCGCGCCGAAGCCCTGCGCCTGCACGGTTTGCACACCGCCCTGACCGGATGCCTGGACCGGCTGGGCACCGCAGGCGGTTATGCGGAACTTGCCCCGGAATGGGGCCGGATTTGGGACGAGACCCAGGGCGAATTGCTGCGCGGCCTGGAATGGCCGATCCAGAGCGTGGCGCGGGCTTTCGTCGGGCACGAAGCCAACCCCTTGCGCCGCTCCATCGACCTGACCCGGCCCAGCGGGCACGAAGCCAAGCCCGAACCCCGCGCCGCCGCCCCGTTGCTGTGGGACGATTGGGCCGCGAGCCGATTGCGCGACGCCCTCGACCAACTACTCCTGGAAGCCGGGCAACGCGGACTGCCGGCGACACCGCTCAAGGCGGAACTGGACCGGGTGTTCGAAGCCGGTGGCGGCACGGTGTTGAACGAGGGCCAGCGTTCCCTGCGCCATGCGCTAGCGCGACCGGGCAACGCCTTCCGGCGCTTCCTGCTCAAGCTGTCGGGCGGATTGGCGGCTTTGCTGCCGATCCTCAGCATCAGCTTGGTGTCCTACGAAGTGGTCAAGGGCTATTACGAGAGCGTGGCCCAACATCTCGATTTCCTGGGGGTGGATTTCGCCATCCACAGCGTGCTGTTGATCGGGCTGTCGTGGTTGCTGCCGTTTTTCGTCTACCGGCAACTGAAACCCTCCGCCGAAGACACGGCCATCCGGGGCTTGCGCTCCGGCATCGGGCGGGCTTTGGCGGGGCTGGGGGAGGAGGTGGCGGAACGGCTGGCGCGGGTGGAAGACAGGCGGGCGCGGCTGGTGGCGGAAGGCCACCGCATCGCCGAAGCGGCGGGTGCGGCAGCCCCGGTGGAACCCTTGCCGGGACCGGGCTTGCTGGGGCGGGTGTTGCCCACCCGGCCCGGCCCGCCGCGCAAGGGTTCCGACAGTGTTCAGTCCATGTTCAACACTTCGAAATAG
- a CDS encoding rubredoxin gives MPYKRLICAACGFVYDEEIGDPDSGIAPGTRWEDVPDDWMCPECGVDKTYFEVLNMD, from the coding sequence ATGCCCTACAAAAGACTGATTTGCGCCGCCTGTGGCTTTGTCTACGACGAGGAAATAGGCGATCCCGATTCCGGCATCGCGCCCGGCACCCGTTGGGAAGACGTGCCCGACGACTGGATGTGCCCGGAATGCGGCGTGGACAAGACCTATTTCGAAGTGTTGAACATGGACTGA
- a CDS encoding TetR/AcrR family transcriptional regulator, giving the protein MSEQPKLGRPRDPERMRRVIEVAEQLFLEQGFERTSVEAVAKASGVSKVTIYAYFPTKKALFEATIGKRIDAAFDFGSDVSLPYGEPRLALTLIGRHFLGLIRADEVIRKQRVLFAEAGVQQDACSAFFQQGPLGIVARVRGFLDSAVTAGSLVPHDTGAGADQFLSLFLGSAHIKAMLGLGKPTSEEDERLLERNVDMFMKAYGRD; this is encoded by the coding sequence ATGAGTGAGCAACCCAAACTGGGCCGTCCCCGCGATCCCGAACGCATGCGCCGGGTCATCGAGGTGGCGGAGCAATTATTTTTGGAGCAGGGCTTCGAGCGGACCAGCGTGGAAGCCGTCGCCAAAGCATCGGGGGTGTCGAAGGTGACGATTTACGCCTACTTCCCCACCAAGAAGGCGCTATTCGAGGCCACGATAGGCAAGCGCATCGATGCCGCCTTCGATTTCGGGAGCGATGTGAGCCTGCCCTACGGGGAGCCACGTCTAGCGCTGACCCTCATCGGTCGCCATTTCCTGGGGCTGATCCGCGCCGACGAGGTGATCCGCAAACAGCGCGTGCTGTTCGCGGAAGCCGGTGTGCAGCAGGACGCCTGTAGCGCCTTCTTCCAGCAGGGGCCGCTGGGCATCGTTGCCCGCGTGCGGGGTTTCCTGGACAGCGCCGTGACGGCGGGTAGCTTGGTTCCGCACGATACCGGGGCCGGGGCGGACCAGTTCCTCTCCTTGTTCCTCGGCAGCGCCCATATAAAGGCCATGCTGGGGTTGGGCAAGCCGACGTCCGAAGAGGACGAACGCCTTTTGGAGAGGAACGTGGACATGTTTATGAAGGCTTATGGGAGGGATTGA
- a CDS encoding efflux RND transporter periplasmic adaptor subunit produces the protein MSKSDSTTRPTRPCPSQAAPMLLGFLLLAGCTTPPESPQLPRPVRVAQVGEAAVHTTAGFAGEVTARRETALAFRIAGKLEARLVEVGDRVRKGQAVARLDANDYRLATQNLKAQLAAAQAEAGFTRADLVRYRELLDQHIIAPPEFDRHQTADTAAKEKVAALEAQLAQTANQLRYSELVAERDGVIAGFSAEVGDVVAVGQPVALLAQLDEKEITLHVPEQRIAQVAPGQAVEITLWSQGERRLRGSIREVAPAADPATRTYRVKAVLLEGREQALLGMTATVWLAATAPAALAVPRSAVFTTHDDPQRPKVWLVEAGAVRSIPVTLGTPLDGERIVVEGVAPGQTVVRAGVQRLIEGQAVRVLASANDRSQP, from the coding sequence ATGAGCAAATCCGATTCCACTACCCGCCCCACGCGGCCCTGCCCGTCGCAAGCCGCCCCCATGCTTTTGGGCTTTCTGCTGTTGGCGGGTTGTACGACTCCACCGGAAAGTCCCCAACTGCCCCGGCCCGTCCGCGTCGCCCAAGTCGGGGAAGCCGCCGTCCACACCACCGCCGGGTTCGCGGGCGAGGTCACCGCCCGCCGGGAAACCGCGCTGGCGTTCCGCATCGCCGGGAAACTGGAAGCCCGGCTGGTGGAGGTGGGGGACCGGGTCCGCAAGGGGCAGGCCGTCGCCCGCCTCGACGCCAACGACTACCGGCTCGCCACCCAGAACCTAAAGGCGCAGTTGGCCGCCGCCCAGGCCGAAGCCGGGTTCACCCGCGCCGACTTGGTCCGTTACCGGGAACTGCTGGATCAGCACATCATCGCCCCGCCGGAATTCGACCGGCACCAGACCGCGGATACGGCGGCGAAGGAAAAGGTCGCCGCCCTCGAAGCCCAACTGGCGCAAACCGCGAACCAACTGCGTTATTCCGAACTCGTGGCGGAGCGCGATGGCGTCATCGCCGGGTTCAGCGCCGAGGTGGGTGATGTGGTCGCGGTGGGCCAGCCGGTGGCACTGCTGGCCCAACTGGACGAAAAGGAAATCACCCTGCATGTACCGGAGCAGCGTATCGCCCAGGTCGCGCCGGGGCAGGCGGTCGAAATTACGCTGTGGTCGCAGGGCGAGCGGCGGTTGCGCGGGAGCATCCGCGAAGTGGCCCCCGCCGCCGACCCCGCCACCCGCACCTACCGCGTGAAAGCGGTGCTGTTGGAGGGCCGCGAACAGGCGCTGCTGGGCATGACTGCCACGGTTTGGCTGGCGGCCACCGCGCCCGCCGCCCTGGCCGTTCCCCGCTCGGCGGTCTTCACCACCCACGACGATCCGCAGCGGCCCAAGGTCTGGCTGGTCGAGGCCGGTGCCGTCCGCTCGATTCCGGTGACTTTAGGCACGCCCCTGGACGGCGAACGGATCGTGGTCGAGGGCGTCGCGCCCGGCCAGACCGTCGTCAGGGCGGGCGTGCAGCGGCTCATCGAAGGCCAGGCGGTGCGCGTCCTCGCCAGCGCCAACGACCGGAGCCAACCATGA
- a CDS encoding efflux RND transporter permease subunit: MNHFNLTAWALRHRAFTGMLMVLLLVGGVVGYALIGQGEDPKFTFRVMVVKTLYPGATAAEVEEQITDRLEKKLQELPHLDYLRSYSKPGESVIFINAREDTPPLEIPDIWYQARKKTGDIAAELPPGVVGPFFNDEFGDTYSVIYAFSGEGFGYAELKDLAESARQRFLRVPDVEKIDLIGAQDEKIFVEFSDKKLAELGFSATQIAEALRGQNALVSAGRVEEPGQNLPLRITGSLATVDEIANLAFRVNGASLRIGDVATVRRGYAEPTEFKMRFKGKEVVGLGITMNPSGDVLAMGKALQAEMARIQNELPVGATLEQVADQPKVVKRAIGEFQQTFFEALGTVLLVSFLSLGWRAGSVVALTVPLVLAGTLLCMLVFGIGLHRISLGALILALGLLVDDAMIAIEMMARKLDEGWDRVRAATYAYGATAFPMLTGTLITIAGFLPVGLARSSAGEYTVAIFQVVGIALLLSWVGAVIFTPYLGYWMLKGHPDGEAHGEQFDTPFYRRLRRWVGWCVDHRRAVIALTLALFGLGIAAMSQVPQQFFPLSNRPELIVDLWLPEGTAFAETEAAARDMEAVLAKDQDVLDYTSYVGGGSPRFFLLITQQLNHSNLAQIVVMTHDKAARERVLHRLRALFQTDFPEVRGRVMRLDVGPPQEYPVLFRVLGEDPTEVRRIADRVKAIVRANPHTVDVNDDWDERLPALRLKLDQDKARALGVSSLSLAQALRSHYSGLPVGQFREGNELIDIVWRSQPPQRASADGLPDVSVQTGNGLAVPLSQLAQLETVFEDGIRWRRNRYPAVSVRADIVDGVQAPDVATEILPDLAALRAELPPGYFIETGAAKENAEIAQKSIFVWIPLVLVATFVLLMLQLQNLAQAFLVFLTAPLGVIGAAFALLLFGAPFGFVALLGILALAGMIMRNSVILVDQIQQDEQAGLGTYDAIIESTVRRFRPILLTAAAAVLAMIPLSRNDFFGPQAITIMGGLIVATVLTVFFLPALYAAWFKVERAAGRETSTGEVQAAPEFSHATGDLR, translated from the coding sequence ATGAACCACTTCAACCTCACCGCTTGGGCGCTGCGGCACCGCGCCTTCACCGGGATGCTGATGGTGCTGCTCCTGGTGGGCGGCGTTGTGGGCTATGCCCTCATCGGCCAGGGCGAAGACCCCAAGTTCACCTTCCGGGTCATGGTGGTCAAGACCCTCTATCCCGGCGCCACCGCCGCCGAGGTGGAAGAGCAGATCACCGACCGGCTGGAGAAGAAACTCCAGGAACTGCCCCATCTCGACTACCTCCGCAGCTACTCCAAGCCGGGCGAATCGGTGATCTTCATCAACGCCCGCGAGGATACCCCGCCCCTGGAAATCCCCGATATCTGGTATCAAGCGCGGAAGAAGACCGGCGATATCGCCGCCGAATTGCCGCCGGGCGTGGTCGGTCCCTTCTTCAACGACGAATTCGGCGATACCTACAGCGTCATCTACGCCTTTTCCGGCGAAGGCTTCGGCTATGCCGAATTGAAAGACCTGGCGGAATCGGCCCGCCAGCGTTTCCTGCGGGTGCCCGACGTGGAAAAAATCGACCTCATCGGCGCCCAGGACGAGAAGATTTTCGTGGAGTTCTCCGACAAGAAACTCGCGGAGTTGGGTTTCAGCGCCACGCAGATCGCCGAGGCCCTGCGCGGCCAGAACGCCCTGGTGTCGGCGGGGCGGGTGGAGGAACCCGGCCAAAACCTGCCCCTCCGCATCACCGGCAGCCTGGCGACGGTGGACGAGATCGCGAACCTGGCTTTCCGGGTCAATGGCGCGTCCCTCAGGATCGGCGACGTGGCGACCGTGCGCCGGGGCTATGCCGAACCGACCGAATTCAAGATGCGCTTCAAGGGCAAGGAAGTGGTGGGGCTAGGCATCACCATGAACCCGTCCGGCGATGTGCTGGCCATGGGTAAGGCTTTACAGGCGGAGATGGCCCGTATCCAGAACGAGCTACCGGTCGGGGCCACCCTCGAACAGGTGGCCGACCAACCCAAGGTGGTGAAGCGGGCCATCGGCGAGTTCCAGCAAACCTTCTTCGAGGCCTTGGGGACGGTGCTGCTGGTGAGTTTCCTTAGCCTCGGCTGGCGGGCCGGTTCGGTGGTGGCCCTGACCGTGCCCCTGGTGCTGGCTGGGACGCTGCTGTGCATGCTGGTGTTCGGCATCGGCCTGCACCGCATTTCCTTGGGTGCTTTGATCCTGGCCCTGGGGCTGTTGGTGGACGATGCCATGATCGCCATCGAAATGATGGCCCGCAAGCTGGATGAAGGCTGGGACCGGGTCCGTGCCGCCACCTACGCCTATGGCGCGACAGCGTTTCCCATGTTGACCGGCACCCTCATCACCATCGCCGGGTTCCTGCCGGTGGGGTTGGCCCGTTCCTCGGCGGGCGAATACACGGTGGCGATTTTCCAGGTGGTGGGCATCGCGCTGCTGCTGTCCTGGGTCGGTGCAGTGATCTTCACGCCTTACCTGGGCTACTGGATGCTCAAGGGCCACCCGGACGGGGAAGCCCACGGCGAGCAGTTCGACACGCCTTTCTACCGTAGGCTGCGGCGCTGGGTGGGCTGGTGTGTGGACCACCGCCGGGCGGTGATCGCCCTGACCCTGGCGCTGTTCGGTCTCGGCATCGCCGCCATGAGCCAGGTGCCGCAGCAGTTTTTCCCGCTGTCGAACCGGCCCGAGTTGATCGTGGACCTGTGGCTGCCCGAAGGCACTGCCTTCGCCGAGACCGAGGCCGCCGCCCGCGATATGGAAGCCGTCCTCGCGAAAGACCAAGACGTACTCGACTACACCAGCTATGTGGGCGGCGGCAGTCCGCGCTTCTTCCTGCTCATCACCCAGCAATTGAATCATTCCAATCTGGCCCAGATCGTGGTCATGACCCACGATAAAGCCGCCCGCGAGCGGGTGCTACACCGCTTGCGGGCGTTGTTCCAGACCGATTTCCCGGAGGTCCGGGGCCGCGTCATGCGCCTGGACGTGGGGCCACCCCAGGAATACCCGGTGCTGTTCCGGGTATTGGGCGAAGACCCCACCGAGGTGCGGCGCATCGCCGACCGGGTCAAGGCCATCGTCCGGGCCAATCCCCACACGGTGGACGTGAACGACGACTGGGACGAGCGCCTGCCCGCGTTGCGTTTGAAGCTGGACCAAGATAAGGCGCGGGCGCTGGGGGTCAGTTCCCTGAGCTTGGCGCAAGCTCTGCGTAGCCATTATTCGGGGCTGCCCGTGGGGCAGTTCCGGGAGGGCAACGAACTCATCGACATCGTCTGGCGCTCGCAGCCGCCACAACGCGCCTCGGCGGACGGATTGCCCGATGTGTCGGTGCAAACCGGCAATGGACTAGCGGTGCCGCTGTCGCAACTGGCCCAACTGGAAACCGTGTTCGAGGACGGCATCCGCTGGCGGCGCAACCGCTATCCGGCGGTGTCGGTGCGGGCGGACATCGTCGATGGCGTCCAAGCGCCGGACGTGGCGACCGAAATCCTCCCGGACCTCGCCGCGCTCCGGGCCGAGCTGCCGCCCGGCTATTTCATCGAGACCGGCGCGGCCAAGGAGAATGCCGAAATCGCGCAAAAGTCCATCTTCGTCTGGATTCCCCTGGTGCTGGTCGCGACCTTCGTGCTGCTGATGCTGCAACTCCAGAACCTGGCCCAGGCCTTCCTGGTCTTCCTGACCGCGCCCTTGGGCGTCATCGGCGCGGCCTTCGCGCTACTGCTGTTCGGTGCGCCGTTCGGCTTCGTGGCCCTGCTGGGCATCCTGGCGCTGGCGGGCATGATCATGCGCAACTCGGTCATCCTGGTGGACCAAATCCAGCAGGACGAGCAGGCGGGACTCGGTACCTATGACGCCATCATTGAATCCACCGTCCGCCGCTTCCGGCCCATCCTGTTGACGGCGGCCGCCGCCGTGCTGGCCATGATTCCCCTGTCGCGCAACGACTTCTTCGGTCCCCAGGCCATCACCATCATGGGGGGGCTGATCGTCGCCACCGTGCTGACGGTGTTCTTCCTGCCCGCTTTGTACGCCGCTTGGTTCAAGGTGGAGCGGGCCGCCGGACGTGAAACCTCAACCGGGGAGGTCCAGGCCGCACCCGAGTTTTCCCATGCCACGGGAGATTTACGATGA
- a CDS encoding efflux transporter outer membrane subunit, with translation MNNSSIQLIALATALGLAACTPTRVDPQAALPAVTDWHNGPETVTRRAELASWWRGFRDPVLDELIAGTIAANQDLRIAKSRVREAQQGITVAESALYPTVELSANGGRERSINRIFAAPGPQGIELIAPAGNAFSGGLAARWEIDLFGGRHLEAEAATAQVAGAREGERAVLVGLLAQVATNYLELRGVQARIQVWQDQIANEAERLRAVRALRQAGLARDFDVQRQETQLRATEAGLPTLAAAADTLMHRLGVLSGQPPTTLNARLAAPASLTASAPQLPKVLPAALLDQRPDLRLAKTQVDAAAASLGAARADLYPKLVLSVSGGYGTVAAGGFPALAEGVYALGSGLSAPIFNAGRIRAQIAAADARLDQAAANYERTFLTALEDVENAYVQHRAMTARRDRLLQAEASAERSRREADALFRQGATDLLGVIDAQRSTLQISDQRIGAETARAVAMVSLYRAFGGGWSETPGPLEVADVR, from the coding sequence ATGAACAACTCTTCAATTCAGCTCATTGCGCTTGCAACCGCCCTGGGTCTCGCCGCCTGTACCCCGACCCGCGTCGATCCGCAAGCGGCATTGCCCGCTGTCACGGATTGGCACAACGGCCCAGAGACCGTGACCCGCCGCGCCGAACTGGCGTCCTGGTGGCGGGGTTTCCGCGATCCGGTGCTAGACGAACTGATTGCCGGGACCATCGCCGCCAATCAAGATTTGCGTATCGCGAAGTCCAGGGTGCGGGAAGCACAACAGGGAATCACGGTGGCCGAATCGGCGCTGTACCCCACCGTAGAGCTCAGCGCCAACGGTGGCCGGGAGCGCAGCATCAACCGGATTTTCGCGGCCCCCGGACCCCAGGGCATCGAGTTGATCGCCCCGGCGGGCAATGCCTTCAGCGGCGGACTGGCGGCGCGGTGGGAAATCGACCTGTTCGGTGGTCGGCATCTGGAAGCGGAAGCCGCCACAGCCCAGGTCGCCGGAGCCCGCGAAGGCGAACGGGCGGTGTTGGTCGGGCTGCTGGCCCAGGTGGCGACGAATTATCTGGAGTTGCGCGGCGTCCAGGCCAGGATTCAAGTCTGGCAGGACCAGATCGCCAACGAGGCCGAGCGGCTGCGGGCGGTGCGGGCACTGCGCCAGGCCGGGTTGGCCCGCGACTTCGACGTGCAGCGCCAGGAAACCCAACTGCGCGCCACCGAAGCCGGGTTGCCGACCCTCGCCGCCGCCGCCGACACCCTGATGCACCGGCTCGGGGTCTTGTCGGGCCAGCCGCCGACCACCCTCAACGCCCGCCTCGCCGCGCCCGCGTCCTTGACGGCGTCGGCACCTCAATTGCCCAAAGTTTTACCGGCTGCGCTGCTGGACCAGCGGCCCGACCTCCGCCTTGCTAAAACCCAGGTGGATGCGGCGGCGGCCAGCCTGGGAGCGGCCCGGGCCGATCTCTACCCAAAACTGGTGCTTTCGGTCAGCGGCGGTTACGGGACGGTGGCGGCGGGAGGGTTTCCTGCGCTCGCGGAAGGCGTCTATGCCCTGGGTTCGGGCCTCTCCGCGCCCATTTTCAATGCCGGGCGCATCCGGGCGCAAATCGCGGCGGCGGACGCACGGCTCGACCAAGCGGCGGCGAATTACGAGCGGACCTTCCTGACAGCGCTGGAAGATGTCGAGAACGCTTATGTCCAGCACCGCGCGATGACCGCCCGGCGCGACCGGCTGCTCCAGGCGGAGGCGTCTGCGGAACGGTCCCGCCGGGAAGCCGACGCCCTGTTCCGGCAAGGGGCGACCGACCTCTTGGGGGTGATCGATGCCCAGCGCAGCACATTGCAGATCAGCGACCAACGCATCGGTGCCGAAACGGCCAGGGCGGTGGCGATGGTATCGCTGTATCGGGCTTTCGGGGGCGGATGGTCGGAAACTCCCGGCCCCCTGGAAGTCGCGGATGTCCGCTAA
- a CDS encoding alpha/beta fold hydrolase, with amino-acid sequence MSNTLILTLIWLAAVGAAVVLASFAIKAMRPIPATPERLPWAPDIPVRYVTVNGIRLRHIAAGEGPALVLLHTLRTQLDLSGKVVLALAKHFTVYAVPADYWNTGTAENVIRIAMLRATLAKCA; translated from the coding sequence ATGTCTAACACCCTGATTCTTACCCTCATCTGGCTGGCCGCCGTGGGTGCCGCCGTCGTGCTGGCTTCCTTCGCCATCAAGGCGATGCGGCCCATCCCCGCCACCCCGGAACGGCTGCCCTGGGCACCGGATATCCCAGTCCGCTATGTCACCGTCAACGGCATCCGCCTGCGCCATATCGCCGCGGGCGAAGGCCCGGCCTTGGTGCTCTTGCATACGCTGAGGACACAACTGGACCTATCCGGGAAAGTCGTCCTCGCACTGGCCAAGCATTTCACCGTGTACGCGGTCCCCGCCGACTATTGGAATACCGGCACCGCCGAGAATGTCATCCGCATCGCCATGCTGCGGGCCACCCTTGCCAAATGCGCCTGA